The Impatiens glandulifera chromosome 3, dImpGla2.1, whole genome shotgun sequence genome contains a region encoding:
- the LOC124931843 gene encoding annexin Gh1-like, with amino-acid sequence MSTLIVPSQVPDFIQDSEQLHSAFSGWGTNENLIISILAHRNASQRKLIREAYASSYGEDLLKALDKELTSDFERIVLLWTYDSDERDAFLGNEATKKWTASNQVLVEIACTRSSQELFSARKAYHSKFKKSLEEDVAYHTTGDFRKLLLPLVSSYRYEGDEVNMTLAKTEAKLLHEHISKKDYSNDDIIRILATRSKAQINATLNHYKNEFGQDVNKDLKADPKDEFLSLLRATIKCLVRPQKYFEKVLRLAINKTGTDEWALTRVVATRAEVDMKFIKDEYQQRNSVPLDRAIAKDTGGDYEKMLLALIGHEDA; translated from the exons atgtCGACACTCATCGTTCCGTCGCAGGTCCCCGACTTCATCCAAGACTCGGAGCAACTCCACAGCGCCTTTTCAG GATGGGGaacaaatgaaaatttaatcATCTCTATATTGGCTCATAGAAATGCATCTCAACGCAAATTGATTAGAGAGGCTTATGCTTCTTCATATGGAGAGGATCTTCTAAAAGCACTTGACAAAGAGCTTACCAGTGACTTTGAG AGAATTGTGTTGCTCTGGACATATGATTCTGATGAGCGTGATGCATTTCTGGGAAATGAAGCAACCAAGAAATGGACTGCTAGCAATCAAGTTCTTGTTGAAATAGCCTGTACAAGGTCTTCACAAGAATTATTCTCTGCCAGGAAAGCTTATCATTCTAAGTTCAAGAAATCTCTTGAAGAGGATGTTGCATATCATACAACAGGGGATTTCAGGAAG cTTTTACTACCACTTGTGAGCTCATACCGATATGAAGGAGATGAGGTGAACATGACACTCGCAAAAACAGAGGCTAAGCTTCTTCATGAACATATCTCAAAGAAGGACTATAGCAATGATGATATCATCAGGATCCTTGCTACAAGGAGCAAAGCACAGATCAATGCAACTCTGAATCACTATAAGAATGAATTTGGACAAGATGTCAACAAG GACTTAAAAGCGGATCCAAAAGATGAGTTTCTGTCATTGCTAAGGGCAACAATCAAGTGCTTGGTCCGGCCACAAAAGTACTTTGAGAAGGTTCTTCGTCTGGCTATCAACAAAACTGGGACAGATGAATGGGCTTTGACTAGAGTTGTGGCGACAAGGGCTGAGGTGGACATGAAGTTCATTAAAGACGAGTATCAGCAGAGGAATAGTGTTCCTCTTGACCGTGCAATAGCAAAAGACACTGGTGGAGATTATGAGAAGATGCTTCTTGCTCTAATAGGACATGAGGATGCTTGA